atcacaaaataataggTACTTTTCAATATTTCCAGAAAGAATCACATCTTGTGAATTATTCCTACATCTCCCTCTTCCACCATaatttcaaaaaggaaggaaTCATTTCTTGAACTAGTTCCCTATACTGAAGAGGAAAAGTGTGAACTGATGTTCAAATGCTCGGTCAATATTGACTGATGTGATCAATATAATACCACAGTTTTCCTTAGTGATaacaaagttttatatttatatttcagagatgtttctcattattttgtctttaaacaaaaattacactgaatattttgttttgttttttttttttttttttttttttttttacactgaatATTTTGAAGAGGTAATATACACATAGTAAAcgatttttctttctcctaactTCATCTTTTAGTCATAGAATTCCTCTCACCAAAGACAACCTCTATTTGTTTCTTCTGCATTCTTCTAGTTATctgatgaattattttaaataactatgaCATAACAAGTCTTAATGGCTCAAAATACTACGATTCTAACTCtgatttaaagaattatttcagaGACCTAACATCACTAATctccagggaaatgcaaaccataATCACAGTGAGAAATGATCTCAAACCAGTCAGAATAGCTGGAATCAAAGAATAGGAAGTAACAAATGTTGATAGGGTGTAGAAAAAGGGAGACTTTGTGTTCTATTGATAAgtatgtaaattggtgcagccactgggaAAATAGTAtgcaagttcctcaaaaaattaaaaaatagaaatatacaatccagtaatttcactgctaggtatttacccaatggaaaaaaaaaaaaaaaccactaattcaaaaagatctaTGCATTCCTATCTTTActacattatttacaataatcaagatatggaagcaacccaagtgtctattgactgatgaatggataaagaagatgtagcatatatagacaatggaatattacccagctataaaaaagaatgaaatcttggcattcattgacaacatggatggacctacagaTTATCACGCTAAACGAAGTTAAGTcagataaataccacatgatctgTATATGGATGTATATGGAAgcagaacagatgaacaaacaaaaacagaaacagattcataaatacaaagaactggTGACTaccagagggggtggggagatgaaggggattaagaggtccCAACTGCCAGTCCTACAATAAATAAGTCACACAGATAAAAACTAAAGCATAGGGAATGTAGCCAATGGTATCGTAATAACAttatatagtgacagatggtaactatgcTTATATTATATCTGTATAATACAAAGAATTatcaattcattattttatatacctGAGATTAATGTAATATAGTAATGTAATATAGTATGTCAACTACActgctctagaaaaaaaatagatttagttCAGGGAAAAGTAACTACTATTTATCTCAATACTCTTCCAAACTTGCTTTAATACCAAAGGCACTCTTTACCCCACCCTATAACTTGACAGATGCTATGCCAAAAGAacttttttctccatgttttcaaAGTAATCTTAATGCTGGACAATCGGCCAAACAGAGGACCTGATGAAGGATCCAGCTATCAAATCCAATTCTCTCATGCCATGGCCAGCTTGAGCTTCTACTCATAGTCAGGCTATCCTTAAAAGGAGGCAAGTTTTCACATTAGAATTTCCTTGTCTagtcatttgcttttttattgataggttattttttttttcttattcttacaaTAGGGGCTGTCTTACCAATCTCTAATCTTCCTTAAGACCTAGCACCACATCTTATATATAAAACAGGCAGTCATTATGTGATTTTATGTGATTTTGAGCAACTTAAacctctgggccttagtttcctcatgtataaaatgaacataataacAATGAAGCCATCAAATTGCTGTGGGGGATAAGTGAGagaaatgcaaggaaaaaatCTTAGAATTGGGCACAAAGAAAACACTCAGGAAAGGCTAACCATTGTTAGTAAATTTGTATTGGCacttaatattaatttttaaaatgtaatttatctaGTAAATTAAACAATATATCTATGAGTAGAATAGAGTTGGGGAAAAATATGTTTCAAGGTCTTACCCAGGGTTTGAAGCCCATTTCTGTACAGTTTCTTCATTGTCACCATCACACAAATCAGCAAAAGCAGCTTCTAAATCTTCTAACTGATGAATTCGAGTATCAACACAATCTACCAAATCTTCCTTTAAACATATTGAAAAGCCAAGAATATAGTAattagtctttgaaaaaaataagtgaaatcccATTGGAATTAAAATACCAGTTCAATTAGTTAAAACCAGGACTTGTAAGTACTAAGCATGGGCTTCCCCAATAAACACACAAAGATTTTGGTTAGATGTGAGAGCACTCTAACGAGCTATATTATTAGATATGTGATAAATAGACAAAacccaaaagaaacaaatgaaggaTACCTCTGTCAGGTTGGTACCAGGCTTTTTAAACTGGTACAACTCTTGTAAGATTTTGTACTCttcctggaaaacaaaacaaaaatccatatactagaaaaaaaccccaattgttgttatttttttttttttaagattttatttatttatgagagagagagagagagagagaagcagagacacaggcagagggagaagcaggctccaggtaaggagcccgatgtgggactcaatcccgggactccaggattacatcctaggctgaaggcaggggccaaacccctgagccacccagggacccccctaattgttttttaatgatatGCTTTAAAAGTAACAAATGGCTATGATATAAGGAGAATATCTTAGACAATCATTTAAAGATTAGCCTGTGAAAGTCAGGAAAAATGTATAACTCAGACGTCATTGTAAACAATGTCATTTCTTTAGGGTAACTCTATCCTGACAAGAATGCATGAAAATTAGCTATGGAAAAAGACTTGACTTGAAAGAAGATTTctaataatattctactgtataaaTGGATATATCCTAGGATCTCAACAGATTTTAGCTATGTATAGGAAATAAACATGTCTTTAATAACAATCAAAACTCCATATTCACTTTGCAGTCCTTTCCAAGCCTGCAGAAGAGAACTTGGAAGTTCAAAGGCAATACTGGAGGCAGATATAACAGAAGGATGGCTGCTAAGCGAAGACTTTGCAAGAGGATGTCTCTCCCCATTTAGCACACTAAATAGCTCCGTTATAGGTGGGTGTATCTGGCCCCAGTAATCCCATTTAGGAGTGTTGTTGGGAAGAGTATACATGCAAGAGCTGAAGTTCACTAAGCACAATGTGCCACTATCCTCATCATACTAATCCTGtgaattttgtcattattttgattttatacttGAGGAAACCGTGGGTCAGAAAGGtaaagtaactttcccaagatcaTACAGCAAATAAACAGTAGAAATAACAGAACTAAACTCATTCTGGACTTCAGGCCATGCTCTTTAAAAAAGgtaagcaacttttttttttttaagattttatttatttattcatgagaaacacacagagagagagagagagagagagagagagagagagagaggggcagggacataggcagagggagaaggaggttccccatggggagcccgatgtgggactcgatcccagaactccaggatcatgccctgagccgaaggtagacgctcaactactgagccacccaggtgtccctataacgGACTTTCTTTACTGTATTAAAAAAAGgctattaaattataaaatataatacatgctCTTTTTCAAAAGTTCCATAGTACCAAAGGGcataaaggatacaaaaatcTCCACTTCTCAGGTCTCCTGACAGCTTTGGAAAAGGAGTGACTGTCATTAAGTTCCTTATATAACTTTGtagaaattttcattaaaaatatgtgatgAGAGTATATTTGTAAGATACATTCCTAATACCTTCCAGATATGCCTGTTCTTCAAGTTTTATAATAGTTCCAAGGTCATTTCATGATTCTAAAAACTTATGGTTTATAACCACTGGCTCGTGTACAAGAGCAGGAAGAAACAGCaatttttctcccttatttgCAAGTTGGGAGAATACTCTAGTTCCCCCACTCTTGTTTCAGATTACACTAAATTCTCAAatcttacctattttttaatcaatacTTATTTAGAGGTCTTTGATAAATCACAAAAGCTTCCAATACATATGCAAATTAGGATTGTAAAGTACAAGATCATTAAAATCAAAGACTGAATTTAGGtagaaaaaatagttaattttaatCTCAAAAAGATTAGATTTGAACAACCTCCCAAATGTTAAAGCAAGCAGTTACTGTGCCATAAAATGTACCCAGGCATGCTCACTTGGGAGTTTCTCAAATGTTGCTTCTCAGATCTGTGCATGCTAATATTGTTTGGCTTTCTGCATTTAAGATCTGATGAACAGGCCTGAATTATTAGCTCCAAGAGTACATATGTAACAGGCATTTCACCTCATTGTCCAGTGGAAAATTTGTCACACAgctctttatatacatataatatctCTGGAAAGATACACCAAGAAACTGGCCATGATGTTTGTTTCTGAAGTAAGAAACTGAGGGAATGGGGATGGGGTGAGAGAGTGATATCTTCAATGTATAAACTTACTTGTACTacatgattttagtttttttttaaactacccaTGTAGTTATCACCCCaattaacaaatagaaaataataaatactatctaGAGCAGGGATCTGCAACCCACAACATATAACCTGTTTTTTTGTATGGCCCTCAAGTTAAGAAAGATATATacacaattcaattaaaaaaatagctgcatatttaaaaaggtttaacaacaacaaagaatgtGTCAAAGAGATCATATGGGACCTccaataaagtaattaaaatctaGCTGTTTGCAGAAAGTTTGCTGATCCTTGATCTAGACAAGTGTCATACAAGTCTTaagatctacattttaaaaatgccacattTACCTGAGTGAACATTTCTTTGAAGGGATTcttgactgaaaaaaaatccaagtcaaTATCTAAAACAAATGCATCCCCTTTCTTCAGAATTTCCAGAATTTCCCCAGTGCTGATTGTAGTCTGGCATTCTTGGCTTTCAGAAAAACATGAACATGATTGTTCTAGGCAAGTCTGGCCCCTCCTCTGTGTCACTGTGTCCTTTTCCAGTCCTTCTGAATAGGAGTCACAGTTACTAGAGGCAGTGTTTTCTGCATCTTCCAGTGCTAGCTTTGGCTTCTTAGCAGAAGACACTGCATCATTTTCTTCTTGACTATTACAGAGTTTATACGGTTTTACCATAATTACATCCAATTGTAAAGGTTTTTGGTTCTCTAGCTGGTCTTCAGTTACATAAAGACCATCACTTAGAAAGTAATGATCTGTACTTGTAACCCTGGATTAGaggaaaaaactattttaaagacaaatggaCAAATTAGTTGACATTTCAAATAGCATTTCCAAAGCAGTGCAGAAATGTaacaatatatttaacaaaaacgGAGAGCTCTCTCTACTTTTGTTAAGTCTTGTTCCTCTGCAGAAATAGTATTCCCCCAGTTTTTAGGTGGGCACATAACTACCTGAAATACGTAAAGGCTATACTTCGTAGCCTATACTGCAGCTAGGGGTGGCCATTTGACTAAGTTCTGGACTACGGCTGTGAACTGAAGAGAAGGGTTCATAACGGCACTCTCCTCTACCTGCTGACTGGCACGTGAACGTGGAAATGGCAAGCCCGCCTTGGACTATGAGGACAAGGGCAATACTCTAAAGATGAAGCAAAAAGGTAAAAGGAACTGGGGTTTCCAAACCTGTAAACTGCCAGATAGGCCCTGGACTATGTGCAGTAAACTCtaatatgagaaaaaatacaaatctttaagCTGATGTCTTGGATCTTTCTCATACCTGCTGCAACTTCGTCGAAATAATCACTAACGGAAAAATTACAACTGGAAAGAATTTCTCTTAACAAACGCTCCTTCAGATGTGTTTCAAAGTTTTGGCAAACTTTATataaccataatttttttttaaagatttatttatttattcattcagagagagcgaagagagaggcagagacacaggcagagggagaaacaggctccacgcaggaagcccgatgtgggactcgatcccgagtctccaggatcacaccccaggctgcaggcggcgctaaaccgctgtgccaacggggctgccctaaccataatattttaatgtggaaaacgactttaaaaaatcttatacaATGCAGAATGCATTTTACAAGTTACAGATTTCTGATTTTAGACATATCAGTATATTCTTAGCTTTTCAACTATATTATACCTTAGGAAGTActtggaaaagcaaaaataaatgcttctttCAGAGCCAGGCTCTATTCAACTAAAATaatggttaatatttattttatactgaaaaataaaaaaaataaaaaaatatttatttcatactcACCTTCCTCCAGCTATATAGtctcaaattttaaaaggtattaattttccaaaataagattAACGACATAATACAGCTGATATCCAGGCTTGTTATAAATTGTGCTGTCCTAGAAAAACAAAGGCTATATCCCCCAAACCTAAATTCGTATTCTTCCTTAATAAAGGATGCTTCACTTTGTTCATATCTGTATGAACACATGCATCTCAGACTGCATACCTGTATGTGTCTCTTCTATAAACTCTTACGTACCGAATTCAGTAAAATCATCAGATAATCAAAATCCTCCTAATATTGTTGTTTACATTACGTTTCAAATGTCTGtttgaaacttaaaattatttgattttgcaAAAACCTGTTACAGGTCAAATGAGGTCTACTCACTGAAGTACTCAATATATGCACTACCATTCTTTCACATATAtcagtattatatatatttattctatgtggagttctatttattattttatcccaAGTACAATTTTCATGTATATAGAAAGTTATTTGTGTAATTAATAAGAACATACAACAAAGGTTAACTATATCATTAAGGataaatcaaaactaaaaagtaTCACTTACAATGAGAGAGActgtgtatttcattttcaatatattaCTACCCTTTTATTCCACTCTCCTTTCCCTTTGAGAAAGTTATGCCATCACTGCTTAAAACATTCATTCCATCATAAGAGACTGTAGAAAGTCAAGgatatgataatatttttaaagacgtTTGCAGTACTGCAATATTCCTAAAACATTGGTTAAACAGCTTATTTAACAAAAAGTTGCACATGCGACTTAAGTCAGCTTTAACTTAATTTAGATTCATTATCGAAAGCTAattatattactaaaattaaaaccCCAAATCTACTTTTTAgtcattcaattttaaaaaaaaaatgcaaaatgagataattttgcttttttaactgCAATTGTTAAATTCAGCAGACAATAATTATATTGTAAGGAAGCAGTGAAATGTATCATTAGAAATGTAAATCTATAAGATACTTCAATAATTTAATGGAATTAAGTCATCAACACAGCCAGAATTCCAGAGGATGAAGATATTATTCTCAACCAACCTTACCAGTAACAAAATATAGATGGTTTGTGAAGGTCAAGAGACATGAAAACCTGTTCCTGGTGTTTGTTTAATCTGAGCCCATCTGTATGTAGGCAACTCATGAGTTATGGGGattcaaaataagacaaaagcagCATTCACTCCTTTACATCCCCTTTCATACTCATAAATATGAGATTACCTGATTGTTGTAGTAGAAGTGTCTCTGCCTACTAAAAAGTGATGTTTGCCCTCTCTGATTTGCTGAGCCCATGGGGGATGAAGCCACAGAACATGAGAAAAATGGCCAGCATAAACTGCAGGCATAATCCAATTCTCAATACTTAattctctgaaaaagaaatagaaagcatggAAATTACTGGTGAGTGgtttttccaaatataatttcACCCAGAACAAGAGTTTAACAATTTTCCTAATAGCATTAAGGCATCATTTCCCTTTTTCACTGTATTGACATTTGCACTGATGGTACAAGACAATTATGGGTTGGCATCCTAAGACTGATGAAGGCAACAGTACCAAGTCTACTAGTAGTCCCCCTCTAAAGCCAGTTTTATGTAAAAAGTtccttcataattttattaaattttgaacttgaatatacattttaaatattctgggTGGTAAAATGAGAAATGCGCAGAAAGTACTTCTGCTACAGTCTTCGAACGGTTGTCTTAATGAAAAGCACTTGTAATTCAATTGAGAGTTGAACACCatcatttttcttgaaagaaagacTGATCAACATACAATGGTTATTCAGACTTGAATTTGAATTGTTGGATTCTACATTTGaactaagctttaaaaaaaacaccacttGTCAAGTTTTGGTATAGTATTGAATATTcataattatctgaaaaggctataaaAATACTCTTcctaaattttcttcattttacttccACCAAAACAACATATGGCAACTGACTGAATGTGGAAGCAGATAGGAGAATCTAGCTGTTTCCTATGAAGACAAATATTAAAGAGATATGCAAAAACTTACACATTCTTACTCTTCTAAGttttttgctttagaaaatacattttttaataaaaataatcgTATTTATGGTAACATGTTGAAGtctattttgaaatgaattaatattttaaacatttctcagttttaatttcaaatatggtAAATGTGAATAGATACTACCCAAACTTAGAAAAAAAGCTtagtaatttttaagagtataCAGGCATCCCGAGACTAGAAAGTTTAAGAATTATTATTCTATGACTAACTGTACATACTTGTTTCATAATTCTcttcaatttctaaaatataaaaacctttaaatataaaagacagtTAACAACAATGGTAGAGCTACCACACTTTAGAAATCAGTGGTCCAAAAAGGGGTTCCAGAAAGTCAACTGAAAGAAATGTAGTAGGCTAGAGTTAATTCACCCAAGCATCTATCTTGTAGTTtcatattataaagaaaaataactattttattttgtccGGGCTGCCTTGAACAACATGTTTAACACATTTTCTTGTGCCTTTGTATCcagattttttaaaggagagaggaagggagaactGGCTCAGGTAACTTCTAAAGTCTCTTCTACTTCTAAAATTCTaaagcagaggttggcaaacaTTGGCTAggccatctgtttttgtaaataaagttttattgtaataTAGCTGCAGACATTTGTTACATTAATGTCCATGGTTGTTTCCTAtacagaaaagaggagagagaggtataagaggagagagaagatagttgcaacagagaccatattgcaagcaaacctaaaatatttactatctggctctttagaAAGTCAACATTtgctccaaataaaataaaaagggaaaacgAAAACAAAACTCATGACCTCAGAAAGTCTATTTCCCTTAATTAATCATGTACTGCAAATTGTATTTCAAGCATATAAAAGATCACtaagtgcctggctggctcagctggtggagcatgtgacttgatctcctggtcctgaatttgagccccacactggaggcagagtttaccaaaaaaaaaaaaaataaataaataaataaataaaataaaataaaataaaataaaataacgaaCAAAAACCACATATTACCCGAAAAGTGTTTCCTTGTCAAACACAGTGTCAGCTGGCATATTCACAGGAATAAGGAGGTCTGGATGTGAATCAAAATGCACAAAACTTATGTTACCGGCAGGAAGATGCTTCGAGCCAATGGCCCGGTATATATAAGGCAGGACCTGTGAAAACACATGCATATGTTCAGAAATGTCACTGAAATCATGAGCACACACTCTGCTGCAGCCTGAAAAACAAGGCTTAACGTAACTGCATATAATGTAAAGCACATCAAGTTGCTAAAAAGTAGGGAAATATAAAACTTGTTCACTGTAGATGGGCTTATAGAGAGCGGTCTCCAGTTAGCTTTATGTTTTCCTCCTAAGTTCCCGCTTGCACCTCCACAGGCTTTACCCGGCATCTCCTGCTTCCATCTGGCCCCGCCACAAACTCAATGTTGGTAAACACACAAGGACTGGCCCTCAGGAAAACGTACAAACTGGCAGTTAATGAACATTCTGGCACAAAGAGGTGTTCAAGGTACCATGGGTCTCCCGGCCTTTGCCACACCTCTGGATGATGGATGAGCCTAGGTGGTCTCCAAGTCACCTAGTGCtgcgtttttcttttttaagatcttatttatccatgagaaacacacacacacacacagaggcagagagagaagcaggctccatgcagggagcccgatgtgggactcgatcccaggtctccaggatcacgcctgggctgaaggcggtgctaaaccgctgagccacgagGGCTGCCCGGGTTGTGCTGCGTTTAATACTGAATTTGAAAGCACCGCTTAACCCGTGCCTGTGCTTTTTCTCAGGCCCATCCTCACTACTCTTTCTACGTCCTGGGAAACCCAACTTCCTCCAGCCATAAATCCTCAATCATCGTGTCCCTCTTTCATATCCAGAGAACCCCCAAGGGGGCTGCTggttaaaacaataaacaaaaaacaaacaataagcaaaaaacaaaaacaaagttttgaCTCTATGGGCCTCCCTTATAAGGCTTCCAGAAGATGGGATGAAGTCATCATTTTAGCTACTCCAATGGAAGATAGTTTTGGTGTTTATAAGAGCAGGGCtcgggggatccccgggtggctcagcggtttagtcccACTTTAatcccagggcgggatcctggagcccctggatcgagtcccacgtcgggctccctgcgtggagcctgcttctccctctgcctgtgtctctgcctctctctctcatgaatgaatgaatgaatgaataataaataaataaataaaatttaaaaaaaaataagagcaaggCTCGGGTACGCAGACTCGTGTACACACCGAGCAGACAACACTACCAACGGCCCTAAGGGTGCCACGACGCCAAGTCTCTATCACGGACGGCAGcccacatctttctttttttttatttttttgatttcttttactggagttcgatttgccagcgTGTGGCAGGACCCGCGGAGCCCACGGTCAGTGCCGTGACCCCGTGACCCCGGCCCGCGCCGCGGCGGACACGAGGCCTCCCACCCAGACGCCGGGGCCGCGGGAAGGCTCGGCTTCGGCTCCGGGCGAGCGGCGAGGGGTGAGCGAGCCGCCCGCCGCCCAGCCAGCGGACCCCAGCCGCCCGcgtctcctcctcctccggcTGGTCGTTCCGGCGCCTCCCCCGCAGCCATGCAGCCGCCGCGGGTCACGCAGTCCGGTTCCCTCcggccccccgcggccgcccgctCACCTCCTGGTGATCCTCCACGACCCACACCGGGAGCGCGGGGTAGCGCCGCaggcccgcgcgccccgccgccgcgtCGCCCGCCGCCTTCCCGCTCGGCAGCATCCCCGGCGCCGCAGTCGCGAGACCAGGACCCGGGCCGCCCGCGCTGCCCCTCCCGGGTGGAAACGCGCGCTCACCCGGTTGCGGTTCCTGATTGGAAGCTGTAGAGGGCAGGGGGCGGGCGCCGGCGCGCTCCACGAAGACCATTGGCTTACGTGTCCATCGCTCTCGAAGACGCGCCAATCACCGCGCACCAGGCGCTGTGGGCAGCCCAAAAGcttccccccaccgccccccgcaCCACCCCGCGGTCGCGGTCCATCTTCTTCAGGTTCGCTTTTTAATTTCCTCGGTTTCCTGTTCCGGAGGCGCGGGCGGCGCTAGGGTCTCGGCGGCTGCAGAATTAGCCTGGCTTTGCTTTGACGGCTCCCTCGCGGCCCGAGAGCGTTTTATAAGGTAaaagggaggtgtgtgtgtgtgtgtgggggggcgccTTGCGGGTGTGGGAGACGGAGCGCCGCCGAGTGTCGGGCGTAGGCGTCcgggactggggctggggctggggctggggctggggctggggctggggcgggtTCGGGTCGAGCGGCCCCCTCCTCGGGTCTGCAGCCGACGGGCAGAAGAGCGACCGTAGGCCCGAGCCCCGCGAGCAAGTGGAAGTGAAGAAGGAGaccttttcattcatttgtggagCGCATGCGCGGGTCCCGGCCTGGGGCCGCCCGGGGTCGCCGCGGAGGGAAACCCGGAGCCCAGCGCTGGCCTCGTGGGGCGCGCGGCCTGGCGGGAGATGCAAACGGGAACCACGCAGCCGCCCCGCAGCCGGGCCGAGTGCAAGTGCGGGGAAGGGAGGCACACTTCGCGGCCCTTGCGACGTAGACCGATGCTCCCGGACGTGTTACCTTGGCCAAACAGCCCCCGCAGCGTCCCTGCTTCCTGGGGTAGGAACCCAGCAACCTGGGGGTAGACACGCGGAAAACAACTACCCTCGGCCGCTTGCAGCGAATTTCTTGACTCTCGATTTTGGATCAGTTTGTGCTGCAGCAGAGCCGGACTGTGCCTTCAGAATGTCAGCTTCATAATCCGTGTTTTCAGGTATTCTCTCTATAGGAACATGCATGACCTAATCGCGGAAGGTCAGCTGTCGCGCACTGTGCAAGTGTTAGTGACCCTGTTTGCATCTCTAGGTTTGGCACACTCCTTTGTGTTCCCTTAGACCCTGGGCGTacctcttttctcttgtttattttattttattttttaaagattttatttatttacttatgagagacaagagagagagacagagagagagaggcagagacacaggcagagggagaagcaggctccatgcagggagcccgacgtgggactcgatcccgggtctccaggatcacgccctgggccaaaggcaggtgctcaatcactgagccaccaaggcgtcccttttctcttgtttattgacttatttattttcctaaaaacatGCCTGTAAGTGGTTTCAGAACTTGAGTCTTGCAGGCTGTGCATCTTACTCAACTTGGAGTCCACACGGTCAGCGTGACAAATCTG
This genomic stretch from Canis lupus familiaris isolate Mischka breed German Shepherd chromosome 4, alternate assembly UU_Cfam_GSD_1.0, whole genome shotgun sequence harbors:
- the C4H5orf22 gene encoding UPF0489 protein C5orf22 homolog, translating into MLPSGKAAGDAAAGRAGLRRYPALPVWVVEDHQEVLPYIYRAIGSKHLPAGNISFVHFDSHPDLLIPVNMPADTVFDKETLFGELSIENWIMPAVYAGHFSHVLWLHPPWAQQIREGKHHFLVGRDTSTTTIRVTSTDHYFLSDGLYVTEDQLENQKPLQLDVIMVKPYKLCNSQEENDAVSSAKKPKLALEDAENTASSNCDSYSEGLEKDTVTQRRGQTCLEQSCSCFSESQECQTTISTGEILEILKKGDAFVLDIDLDFFSVKNPFKEMFTQEEYKILQELYQFKKPGTNLTEEDLVDCVDTRIHQLEDLEAAFADLCDGDNEETVQKWASNPGMESLIPLVQSLKKRMEVPDYEMVHQAGLTCDYSELPHHISTEQEIEYLIQSVYYLLKNLPKPTLVTIARSSLDDYCPSEQVDTIQEKVLNVLRSLYGAVDIHLVYLAECSPP